The following coding sequences are from one Methanofollis sp. window:
- a CDS encoding aminotransferase class V-fold PLP-dependent enzyme produces the protein MSNKEMYMGREPPVKKVLFWCDRCNVPLIGQKCGCGAEGKKISLLQPYEVRPALKGDMDLITRLVHEQFGTVPLPRIMLLNKTGGVDRADLVIAHGGRFGWLTFDPVNRRFNFDIAPEALPYILDHASKGIVDLDSVAAPGEVRGRIGGKKFTLTANVPEGTVIVKYRNRYGTGTVKEGQIRVKEVVTVETRRPANPDWNVAIRKNQTQLKNLEQEAIRTIRRHMNDRPTANVSFSGGKDSTAVLHLARKAGIEKAFFIDTGIEIRETLDFVASRPGVEIIEKGGDFWQAVEKAGPPGKDNRWCCKLLKLQPLKLYLAGVGPCVTVQGNRWYESWNRASLEETSQNPANPLQLNVSPIRTWRALEVFLYLWWQKVEINPLYDMGLERIGCFLCPSMLESEYELLRETHPDMVARWDAFLEKWAERKGLPDEYCRWGLWRWRALPPKMREVCRNRGIAFNDDYSVRATKEKVVRPAEAVRGEAAPGPEIEEEGFPVERIRRDFPILGDIVYLDNAATSFSPEAVVEAMVEFEHRYRANVGRGVHRLTQIASQRYWHAHEKVAAFIGGKDGVTVFTKNTTEAVNMVAQGLSWKPGDRVVTTILEHHSNLLPWTHLKKQGVEVVVIPIKPDASLDLDAFREAVEAAPPRLVAVTHASNVLGTVTPVEEIARICHEHGSLLLVDGAQSVPHMPVDVARIGCDFFCFSGHKMLGPTGTGVLWMKEPILEPTVFGGGMVEAVTADGFTPAAGYQQYEAGTPNIGGGIGLGAAVGYLEKIGMEEVRQYEEELTTRLIDGLKGIEGVHVYAAEDPAARIGVVSFTIDGLHPHEVAQQLDEGAEIMVRSGHHCCMPLMEHLGLPEGTVRASLALYTTRKEVDLLVASVAEICRGL, from the coding sequence ATGAGTAACAAAGAAATGTATATGGGGCGCGAACCGCCGGTAAAAAAGGTCCTCTTCTGGTGCGACCGCTGCAATGTCCCCCTGATCGGACAGAAGTGCGGGTGCGGGGCCGAAGGGAAAAAAATCTCTCTCCTCCAGCCCTATGAGGTGCGCCCCGCGCTGAAAGGGGACATGGACCTCATCACCAGGCTCGTGCACGAACAGTTCGGCACCGTCCCCCTTCCCCGGATCATGCTCCTGAACAAGACCGGCGGGGTCGACCGCGCCGACCTCGTCATCGCGCATGGCGGGCGCTTCGGCTGGCTCACCTTCGACCCCGTGAACCGGCGGTTCAATTTTGACATCGCCCCCGAGGCACTCCCGTACATCCTCGACCATGCAAGCAAAGGGATCGTCGACCTCGATAGCGTCGCGGCTCCCGGCGAAGTCAGGGGACGGATCGGCGGCAAGAAGTTCACCCTCACCGCCAATGTCCCCGAAGGGACGGTGATCGTGAAGTACAGGAACAGGTACGGCACCGGCACCGTGAAAGAGGGACAGATCAGGGTGAAGGAAGTCGTGACGGTGGAGACACGCAGGCCTGCAAACCCCGACTGGAACGTCGCGATCAGGAAGAACCAGACCCAGCTCAAGAACCTCGAACAGGAAGCCATCCGCACCATCCGCAGGCACATGAACGACCGCCCGACAGCGAACGTCTCGTTCTCCGGCGGCAAGGACAGCACGGCGGTCCTCCACCTCGCACGCAAGGCAGGGATCGAGAAGGCGTTCTTCATCGACACCGGCATCGAGATCAGGGAGACCCTCGACTTTGTCGCCTCCCGACCCGGCGTCGAGATCATCGAGAAGGGCGGCGACTTCTGGCAGGCGGTGGAGAAGGCCGGGCCACCCGGCAAGGACAACCGCTGGTGCTGCAAACTCCTGAAACTCCAGCCTCTCAAACTCTACCTCGCCGGGGTCGGCCCCTGCGTCACCGTGCAGGGCAACCGCTGGTACGAGTCCTGGAACCGTGCGAGCCTTGAAGAAACGAGCCAGAACCCGGCAAACCCCCTGCAGTTGAACGTCTCCCCGATCCGGACCTGGCGGGCGCTCGAAGTCTTCCTCTACCTCTGGTGGCAGAAGGTGGAGATCAACCCCCTCTATGATATGGGGCTCGAACGCATCGGGTGCTTCCTCTGCCCCTCGATGCTGGAGAGCGAATACGAGTTGCTGAGGGAGACGCACCCGGACATGGTTGCGCGCTGGGACGCCTTCCTCGAAAAATGGGCCGAAAGAAAGGGGCTTCCCGACGAGTACTGCCGGTGGGGACTCTGGCGGTGGCGCGCCCTGCCCCCGAAGATGCGGGAGGTCTGCAGGAACAGGGGGATCGCCTTCAACGACGACTACAGTGTGCGTGCAACAAAAGAGAAGGTCGTGCGGCCTGCCGAAGCCGTCCGGGGAGAAGCAGCGCCCGGCCCCGAGATCGAAGAGGAGGGCTTCCCGGTGGAGAGGATCCGCCGGGACTTCCCGATCCTGGGGGACATCGTGTACCTCGACAACGCGGCGACAAGTTTCTCGCCCGAGGCAGTGGTCGAGGCGATGGTCGAGTTCGAGCACAGGTACCGCGCCAATGTCGGCCGGGGCGTGCACCGTCTCACCCAGATCGCCTCGCAGCGTTACTGGCACGCCCACGAGAAGGTGGCCGCCTTCATCGGTGGGAAGGACGGCGTCACCGTCTTCACGAAGAACACCACCGAGGCGGTCAACATGGTGGCGCAGGGCCTCTCATGGAAGCCCGGCGACCGCGTCGTCACGACAATCCTGGAACACCACTCCAACCTCCTGCCCTGGACGCACCTGAAAAAGCAGGGCGTCGAGGTCGTGGTCATACCGATCAAACCCGACGCCTCCCTCGACCTCGACGCCTTCAGGGAGGCGGTCGAGGCCGCGCCTCCGCGCCTCGTCGCCGTCACCCATGCCTCGAATGTCCTCGGCACGGTCACACCGGTGGAGGAGATCGCCCGGATCTGCCATGAGCACGGCTCTCTCCTCCTGGTGGACGGGGCGCAGAGCGTCCCACACATGCCGGTCGACGTTGCCCGTATCGGCTGCGACTTCTTCTGCTTCTCGGGCCACAAGATGCTCGGGCCGACCGGGACCGGCGTCCTCTGGATGAAGGAGCCCATCCTCGAACCGACGGTCTTCGGCGGCGGCATGGTCGAGGCGGTCACCGCCGACGGTTTCACCCCGGCGGCAGGCTACCAGCAGTACGAGGCCGGGACGCCGAATATCGGCGGCGGCATCGGGCTCGGCGCGGCGGTCGGGTACCTGGAAAAGATCGGGATGGAGGAGGTCAGGCAATACGAGGAGGAACTCACCACCCGCCTCATCGACGGGCTGAAGGGCATCGAAGGTGTGCACGTCTACGCGGCCGAAGACCCGGCGGCCCGCATCGGGGTGGTCTCCTTCACCATCGACGGCCTGCACCCGCACGAGGTCGCGCAGCAGCTCGACGAGGGCGCGGAGATCATGGTGCGGTCGGGGCACCACTGCTGCATGCCCCTCATGGAGCACCTCGGCCTCCCCGAGGGGACGGTGCGGGCGAGCCTCGCCCTGTACACCACCAGGAAGGAGGTGGACCTCCTCGTCGCAAGCGTGGCGGAGATCTGCCGCGGCCTCTGA
- the fdhD gene encoding formate dehydrogenase accessory sulfurtransferase FdhD, protein MFRKIPCIRFDGEGFETIAHDVVEELPVALFVNGRHAMTAMMSPGNFEDFVVGYLFTEEIIKGPEEIESIKVEKNRVSVLTTNPFKSIGTKKTILSGCGGSVSYIDTEKLPKVRSDLTVTPAEILGAVQSVLTSELHTATGGVHIVALLDREKVIAVAEDIGRHNALDRVIGYGLRNGVDFSLTYVVSSGRISSEMVRKCLVANIPLIVSRGATTSLAVETAEKTGLTVVGFARGGKLNIYSHPDRVEGADQKTE, encoded by the coding sequence ATGTTCAGAAAAATACCCTGCATCCGTTTTGACGGCGAAGGATTCGAGACGATCGCTCACGACGTCGTGGAAGAACTTCCTGTGGCCCTCTTCGTCAACGGGAGGCATGCGATGACTGCGATGATGAGCCCGGGCAACTTCGAGGATTTTGTCGTCGGCTATCTCTTCACCGAAGAGATCATAAAGGGGCCCGAGGAGATCGAGTCGATCAAGGTCGAGAAGAACAGGGTGAGCGTCCTGACGACGAACCCGTTCAAGTCCATCGGGACAAAGAAGACGATCCTTTCGGGCTGCGGGGGGAGCGTCTCGTATATCGACACGGAGAAACTCCCGAAGGTCCGCTCCGACCTCACGGTCACGCCCGCCGAGATCCTCGGGGCCGTGCAGTCGGTCCTCACCTCGGAGCTCCACACGGCGACCGGCGGCGTCCACATCGTCGCCCTGCTCGACCGCGAGAAGGTGATCGCGGTCGCGGAGGATATCGGCAGGCACAATGCCCTCGACCGGGTGATCGGTTACGGCCTCCGGAACGGCGTCGACTTCTCCCTGACCTATGTCGTCTCGTCGGGCCGCATCTCCTCGGAGATGGTCCGCAAGTGTCTCGTCGCGAACATCCCCCTGATCGTCTCCCGCGGTGCGACGACCTCCCTCGCGGTGGAGACGGCGGAGAAGACCGGGCTCACGGTGGTGGGGTTCGCGCGGGGGGGAAAGTTGAACATCTACAGCCATCCCGACAGGGTTGAGGGTGCGGATCAAAAAACAGAATGA